TTCTCGGTGCGGTTGCGGCGGTAATTCTTGCGTTTCATATACCGAAAGCATTTTTGAGAACAATTATTGGTTTCATAGTGCTTATTATGGGAATCATGATTCTTGTCAGGAGAAATGCCGTTCACAGGTTCTCCTGGAAGAAAATACTTGGTCTTGGAGTTGTTGCTGCCTTCAACAAGGGGCTTTCAGGGGGAGGATATGGGCCTCTTGTCACATCAGGGCAGATTCTGTCCGGAGTGAAGAGCAAAAGCTCCATAGCAATAACATCATTTGCGGAAAGCTTTACGTGCTTTGTCGGTGTGACCGCGTATCTTGTTCTGGGGGCTGATATCAACTGGAACATTACTCTGCCGCTTGTTATCGGTTCGCTCATATCGGTTCCATTCTGTACCTGGACAGTAAAGAAAATACGAATCAGCAATTTCACTGCAATTGTAGGTATAGCAACAGTGATACTGGGGCTGTTCACTCTTTACAAGGCTGTATTCTAGTTTATCCTGCATGCATAGGACACGCAGCAGAGGCATGTTTTTTGGGGACACGCAGCAGAGCCTGCATGTCCCCGGTATTTCAGGCTTCGGTATTCACAACTCTTACAGAAAGGGTCTCGCCTTCGATCCAGTCGATTGCTTCCGCTCCTGTAACATTCAGAAGATCATCCTCGAAGGTTTTCAGTTCAATCAGGTCTTCAGAAGGGGCGCAGATCTCAATTGAACTGAGTGGTGCTGCCATGCTCAGATTTGCCTCACTCTTGAATCTTCTGGCTTCTTCAATGATCTGAAGTGTCATGTCACCGTATTTCAAAGCTGTTTTATCCATGTAGTCAGGTTCTGGCCAGGGAGCCAGATGAATGCTTTCATGTCCTTCATTATCCATAAAAACAGCATGATATAATTCCTCGGTGAGATGTACAAGGACAGGAGCGAAAAGCCTCAGTGAGCCGTATAGAACGTGGTAGAGGGCATATTGTGCGGATTGCTTACCATCAGGATTATCATCTGAGTAAAGACGTTTTTTAACTATTTCCAGATAGTTGTCACAGAGCGCTTTCCAGAAGAAGTGTTCGCCATCGCGAATGCAGACGGAATACTCATACTGGTCCATA
The genomic region above belongs to Candidatus Aegiribacteria sp. and contains:
- a CDS encoding sulfite exporter TauE/SafE family protein, whose translation is MDPVLIIAILFFMAFICEYVDSTLGMGYGTTMTPILLLMGYEPLVVVPAILLSELLTGGFAAFMHHRMGNVDFDFRKDGDHRILKKMKNLGYIPKSTDSKIAFVLAACSVLGAVAAVILAFHIPKAFLRTIIGFIVLIMGIMILVRRNAVHRFSWKKILGLGVVAAFNKGLSGGGYGPLVTSGQILSGVKSKSSIAITSFAESFTCFVGVTAYLVLGADINWNITLPLVIGSLISVPFCTWTVKKIRISNFTAIVGIATVILGLFTLYKAVF